The Mercurialis annua linkage group LG2, ddMerAnnu1.2, whole genome shotgun sequence genome contains a region encoding:
- the LOC126666772 gene encoding protein OXIDATIVE STRESS 3 LIKE 2-like — MSIAFQTTSGDSIHSSRFIRHHRMSPYFLTGCAGERRFPAAESGRRRKKKGSDSDSDLSSSSSSSSIGKDSDEEEDCGGEFEAQSSFKGPLDTMDALEEVLPIKKGISKFYNGKSKSFTSLADASSAPSVKAFAKPENPYNRKRKNVLARNVVCDDRNLNHLSKDNESCMSKRPTMFNRGTLALGSIMDCHKSYNKEESQAMSSLPPRHPHAKTSHIHEPCLPPHQRKSNWRSFSLSDLQCAVAAATSNDRG, encoded by the exons ATGTCAATTGCTTTTCAAACAACTTCTGGTGATTCTATCCACAGCTCTCGTTTTATCCGCCACCACCGTATGTCACCCTATTTTCTTACTGGGTGCGCCGGAGAACGGAGGTTTCCGGCTGCTGAAAGTGGTaggaggaggaagaagaagggtTCTGATTCTGATTCTGATTTgagctcttcttcttcttcgtcgtCGATCGGAAAGGACAGTGATGAGGAGGAGGATTGTGGTGGAGAATTTGAGGCTCAGAGCTCGTTTAAAGGACCTTTGGATACTATGGATGCGTTGGAGGAAGTTTTGCCCATCAA GAAAGGTATATCGAAGTTTTATAATGGAAAATCAAAGTCATTCACAAGTCTAGCAGATGCCTCTTCTGCTCCCTCAGTCAAAGCTTTTGCTAAACCGGAAAATCCTTATAACAGGAAGCGCAAAAATGTATTAGCTCGCAATGTTGTATGCGATGACAGGAATCTCAATCACCTGTCAAAAGATAATGAAAGCTGCATGTCAAAGAGACCAACAATGTTTAATCGAGGCACATTAGCTCTCGGTTCAATAATGGACTGCCATAAAAGCTATAATAAAGAGGAGTCTCAGGCAATGTCATCTTTACCTCCACGGCATCCCCATGCAAAAACATCGCATATCCACGAACCGTGTTTGCCACCTCATCAAAGAAAATCTAATTGGCGATCTTTCTCCCTCTCTGATCTGCAATGTGCTGTCGCAGCTGCAACTTCTAATGACCGAGGATGA
- the LOC126666849 gene encoding uncharacterized protein LOC126666849 → MEPLSAASNGEEPPSWEELYNINLIPSELFFKFRKEIEGLRVGVNLEFYNAPTNDFQAKLVLKPLSPERKWKFMYEPLHQDVHIVSKKIPITKFLNLQVGIGHNFQLHATGWKWKLTTCLGGDGISRIQNKTSLGLFPGLDLRFGWRADYVLPEITGALGNEEPLFNMSTGRLQASLDRVETIVTHTS, encoded by the exons ATGGAACCTTTATCTGCAGCTTCTAATGGAGAGGAACCCCCTTCATGGGAAGAGCTttacaatattaatttaatccCATCTGAGTTGTTTTTCAAATTTAGAAAGGAAATTGAAGGGCTTAGAGTTGGTGTTAACTTAGAg TTCTATAATGCTCCGACCAATGACTTTCAAGCTAAGCTTGTTTTGAAGCCTTTGTCCCCTGAGCGGAAATGGAAGTTCATGTACGAGCCTCTACATCAGGATGTGCACATTGTTTCCAAAAAGATTCCAATAACCAAATTCCTGAACCTCCAG GTCGGTATAGGCCATAATTTCCAGTTGCATGCTACTGGCTGGAAATGGAAGCTCACTACGTGTTTGGGTGGCGATGGCATATCTCGCATACAAAACAAGACGTCGCTTGGGTTATTCCCTGGCCTGGATCTTCGGTTTGGCTGGAGGGCGGATTACGTTCTTCCTGAAATTACTGG GGCATTAGGCAATGAAGAACCATTATTCAACATGAGCACAGGACGACTGCAAGCATCTCTAGACAGAGTGGAGACGATAGTAACCCATACATCATGA
- the LOC126669231 gene encoding uncharacterized protein LOC126669231 gives MSSSRSIKNSCSFPLLLLSCLNFTLCILSLASIAPVILLKTPPTSLGFALLTVSCISLLSSFIGFYSQCNQFFFMTHISLLFASLVGQVLSILALFTRESSSLSMLKSPRDPREAKVLVRLECGILMAMLIMQLVVLAMSCIVHSCWVREYAGLEIEREATAKKRSRRIARVQEESMANAAKIAEVKNKEFDAKMENKYGKWTKTEFEG, from the coding sequence ATGTCTTCCTCAAGGTCGATTAAAAATTCATGTTCATTCCCTTTACTTCTCCTTTCTTGCTTAAATTTCACACTCTGCATCCTCTCGTTGGCGTCAATCGCGCCCGTAATTCTTCTTAAAACGCCGCCAACTTCGCTAGGTTTCGCACTTCTAACAGTTTCTTGCATCTCGCTTCTTTCGTCTTTTATCGGCTTCTACTCCCAATGCAATCAGTTTTTCTTCATGACCCACATTTCGCTTCTCTTCGCCTCTTTAGTCGGTCAAGTGTTGAGTATTTTAGCATTGTTTACGAGAGAAAGCTCGAGTCTTTCAATGCTTAAATCGCCCCGAGACCCGAGAGAAGCAAAGGTTTTAGTGAGATTAGAATGTGGGATCTTAATGGCAATGTTGATAATGCAATTGGTGGTTTTAGCAATGAGTTGCATAGTGCATAGCTGTTGGGTTAGAGAGTATGCAGGTTTAGAGATAGAGAGAGAAGCTACTGCTAAGAAGAGAAGTAGAAGAATTGCAAGAGTTCAAGAGGAATCAATGGCTAATGCTGCTAAAATTGCTGaggttaaaaataaagaatttgatGCTAAAATGGAGAATAAGTATGGAAAGTGGACTAAAACTGAATTTGAAGGATGA
- the LOC126670392 gene encoding uncharacterized protein LOC126670392, whose protein sequence is MAAAASNLWMSMDEFKLFHSMDRELYSILVMELQRDPLLSMQAMALWIWLERIGCKFFIKKILSLPSNVINNLIDESIICLSCITNDQFTNDHQIPILRSVLEKDISLKCLHNHRVCATQKVGKILNEVCFKACGDIMQQAMQNNYNIYGVGADDRTMFVTFSRGFPVYEGEMRQFFTKYYGDCIESLKMQVVDEMNEQALFARIVFRSPVTIPSILNGEDKAKFYINGKHVWARKFVPKTPQASLPYNLFP, encoded by the coding sequence atggcTGCTGCTGCTTCAAATTTATGGATGTCCATGGACGAATTCAAGCTGTTTCACTCGATGGATCGCGAGCTTTACTCGATCCTTGTGATGGAACTGCAGCGAGATCCACTGTTGTCGATGCAAGCAATGGCGTTATGGATATGGTTAGAGAGGATCGGCtgcaaattttttataaagaaaatccTTTCTCTTCCAAGCAATGTGATTAATAATCTAATTGATGAATCCATAATTTGTCTTAGTTGCATAACCAATGATCAGTTCACTAATGATCATCAAATCCCTATTTTACGAAGCGTGCTAGAGAAAGATATTTCTCTAAAATGTTTGCATAATCATAGAGTTTGTGCAACTCAAAAGGTGGGGAAGATTTTGAATGAAGTTTGCTTTAAAGCTTGTGGTGATATAATGCAACAAGCCAtgcaaaataattataatatttatggtgTCGGTGCTGATGATCGGACCATGTTCGTTACATTTTCTAGGGGTTTTCCTGTGTATGAAGGGGAAATGAGGCAATTTTTCACTAAGTATTATGGGGATTGCATCGAGTCTCTTAAGATGCAGGTCGTCGATGAGATGAATGAGCAAGCATTGTTTGCAAGGATTGTATTCCGATCACCGGTGACTATTCCATCGATTCTTAACGGAGAGGACAAAGCTAAGTTTTACATCAATGGAAAACATGTCTGGGCTAGAAAATTTGTACCAAAAACCCCTCAAGCTTCACTACCATACAACTTATTCCCGTGA
- the LOC126669428 gene encoding uncharacterized protein LOC126669428: protein MSGTSARIETYDDFVKVHGLLLAASGLPRSLHRKLFEKLTSETFDAGAYFQVQPCEDGRQRQLILTSDSMPQESNVFLVDHAWTFRLSDAYKQLQEVPGLAQRMASLMCVDIDLNDSDNEDGQDEKSNLNVFDVVENEMNTAKVRGFDTVRWLELEELNIDDDVFLSLDLSNKFPDLIALSLCGNKLQNVEIVVQEVTKFENLKALWLNNNPVLKNCDVHMMDAIVHGCPRLEIYNSRFTSNFGEWALGFCGDVYGKDNPGCINQGNSQLQSVTSLDLPNRCIDSLINKAFTPLEMPLLSHLNIRGNPLKQNSVGELVALLKEFPCLQSLEVDIPGPLGDSAIEILESLTNLFLLNGVKASKVLENEKHVIDSQLHPRLPEWTADEPLADRVINAMWLYLMSYRLADDEKLDETSVWYVMDELGSALRHSDEPNFRTAPFLFMPEGKMDTAVSYSILWPIQSVENGDECTRDFLFGFGEDKQRSARLTAYFHTPQNYFIKEYEKFYRKLQRKTSTSLPVKSFSTRRLCRIDGRPLRVYTDMPPVEEFLTRHEFIITTEPKDADIIWTGMQVDDETKKATGITDEQYVNQFPFEACLVMKHHLAETVQKAYGSPEWLQPTYNLETHLSPFIGDYLVRQRDGVNNLWILKPWNMARTIDTSVTDNLSAIIRLMETGPKICQKYIERPALFQGKKFDLRYIILLRSMNPLEIFVTDVFWVRLANNQYTLDKNSFFEYETHFTVMNYRGKLNHKHTPEFVREFEQEHQVKWSDIHGRVTNMIRSTFEAAALVHPEMDSPKSRAMYGVDVMLDSSFQPKLLEVTYCPDCTRACKYDTQSVFGAGDVIKGQDFYNYVFGCLFLDETTNVTPL from the exons ATGTCAGGCACTAGTGCAAGAATAGAAACCTACGATGACTTTGTGAAAGTTCACGGTCTGCTATTAGCTGCCTCCGGACTCCCTCGATCACTCCACCGCAAGCTGTTCGAGAAACTTACGTCGGAGACATTCGACGCCGGCGCTTACTTCCAAGTCCAGCCTTGCGAAGATGGAAGGCAGAGACAACTTATTCTCACTTCCGATTCCATGCCCCAAGAATCCAATGTTTTTCTTGTCGATCATGCATGGACTTTTCGCCTTTCCGATGCTTACAAACAG TTACAAGAAGTTCCAGGTTTGGCTCAGAGGATGGCTTCTTTGATGTGTGTTGATATTGATTTGAATGATTCTGATAATGAAGATGGACAAGACGAAAAATCCAATTTGAATGTGTTCGATGTGGTTGAGAATGAAATGAATACTGCAAAAGTTAGAGGTTTTGATACTGTAAGGTGGTTGGAGCTTGAGGAGCTTAACATTGATGATGATGTGTTTCTTTCTCTTGATTTGTCTAATAAATTTCCG GATTTAATAGCTCTTAGCTTATGTGGAAACAAGCTTCAGAATGTAGAAATAGTCGTGCAAGAAGTTACCAAGTTCGAAAATTTAAAAGCTCTATGGCTGAATAACAATCCAGTTCTAAAAAACTG TGATGTTCATATGATGGATGCAATTGTCCACGGATGTCCAAGATTAGAAATCTACAACTCACGTTTCACCAGTAATTTTGGCGAGTGGGCGTTGGGATTTTGTGGAGATGTGTATGGCAAGGATAATCCTGGCTGCATCAATCAGGGAAACTCTCAATTGCAGAGTGTGACATCGCTTGATCTTCCAAACAGATGTATTGATTCTCTAATCAATAAG GCATTTACTCCTCTTGAGATGCCATTACTTTCACATTTGAATATTCGCGGCAATCCATTGAAGCAAAATTCAGTTGGTGAACTGGTGGCATTGTTGAAGGAGTTTCCTTGCTTACAATCTCTTGAG GTGGATATTCCTGGTCCCCTTGGAGATAGCGCCATAGAAATTCTTGAATCTCTTAccaatttgtttttgttgaatGGAGTCAAAGCATCAAAAGTTCTAGAGAACGAAAAGCATGTGATTGATTCACAACTTCACCCTCGTCTTCCAGAATGGACAGCAGATGAACCTCTTGCTGATCGTGTTATTAATGCAATGTGGTTATATTTAATGTCTTATAGACTTGCAGATGACGAAAAACTTGACGAAACTTCAGTGTG GTATGTGATGGATGAACTAGGTTCAGCTTTACGGCACAGCGATGAGCCAAATTTCAGAACAGCTCCTTTTCTCTTCATGCCAGAGGGGAAAATGGATACTGCAGTGAG TTATTCCATATTATGGCCCATCCAGAGTGTTGAAAATGGAGATGAATGCACTCGTGATTTCCTCTTTGGTTTTGGAGAAGACAAACAGCGTTCTGCCAGGCTGACTGCATACTTCCATACACCAcagaattattttattaaa GAATATGAGAAATTCTATCGAAAATTGCAACGGAAAACTTCAACTTCTTTGCCGGTGAAGTCTTTCTCGACTAGACGCTTGTGTCGCATTGATGGACGTCCTTTGCGTGTTTACACTGATATGCCTCCAGTGGAAGAATTTTTAACTCGACATGAATTTATTATCA CAACTGAACCCAAGGATGCAGATATCATATGGACTGGTATGCAGGTGGATGATGAAACGAAAAAGGCTACTGGAATTACAGATGAGCAATATGTAAACCAATTTCCTTTTGAGGCATGCCTTGTCATGAAACATCATTTAGCAGAGACTGTTCAGAAG GCTTATGGATCGCCCGAATGGTTGCAGCCGACTTACAATCTAGAAACACATTTATCACCATTTATTGGTGATTATCTTGTGCGCCAGAGAGATGGAGTGAACAATCTATGGATCTTAAAACCTTGGAACATGGCGCGAACTATTGATACAAGCGTAACTGATAATCTGTCTGCTATTATCCGACTAATGGAGACTGGTCCAAAAATATGCCAGAAGTACATTGAGCGCCCAGCATTGTTTCAAGGGAAGAAATTCGATCTCCGTTATATAATACTGCTTCGCAGTATGAACCCTTTGGAAATATTTGTCACGGATGTTTTCTGG GTTAGACTGGCAAATAACCAATACACACTAGACAAAAACAGCTTCTTTGAGTACGAGACTCACTTCACAGTCATG AACTATCGTGGTAAATTGAACCACAAACACACACCGGAGTTCGTTAGGGAATTTGAACAAGAGCATCAAG TTAAATGGTCGGACATTCATGGGAGAGTTACAAATATGATTCGGTCTACTTTTGAAGCAGCTGCGCTAGTGCATCCAGAAATGGATAGTCCGAAATCTAGGGCTATGTATGGTGTTGATGTAATGCTTGATAGCTCTTTTCAGCCAAAGCTTTTAGAG GTAACCTACTGTCCAGACTGTACAAGAGCATGCAAGTATGATACTCAATCTGTGTTTGGAGCTGGAGATGTGATCAAAGGCCAGGATTTCTACAATTATGTCTTTGGCTGTCTATTTTTGGATGAAACTACCAATGTAACCCCGCTGTGA